From the Saccharomonospora marina XMU15 genome, the window CGCTCGCCATTCTCCGAAGGTCGACTGTGCGGAAGCCACCGCCTCGTCGACGTCGAGCTTGCCGCCGGCCGCGATGCTGGTCAACGTCGTACCGGTGGCGGGGTCCTCAGTCGTGATCTGGCCGTTCCCGGTCGCACCTCGCCGCTCCGCGCCGACCACGATGCTGTCCGAAGCGCTGCTGAGAAATCGCTGCACGGATTCCGGAACGTCAACAGTCATTGCTGTCATCGTCAACTGCCTTTCTCTCCTCCGGACGGTGCCGGCTGTGCCCGACGCTGCTCATTCGCAGATCCGCCGATCAACTCGCCAAGACGGTGAATCGCCCGATACTGCAGAGAGCGCGCCGCACCGGGTTCGCGGTCCAGGATTCTCGCGGTCTCGCTGACCGAGAGATCGCAGAAGAACCGCAGCACAAGACACGTTCGCTGGTCATCGGGGAGTAATCGCAGGCACCGGATCAGTTCAGCTCGCGCGATCCCAAGAATGACGAGCTCCTCCGGCGTCTCGTGACCGGAGGCGTCCGGGAGCTCGTCGACGGTGACCTCATGCCGCACCGACCCGGACTTCGTGTAGTCGAAGATGATGTTGCGGGCGATGGTGAGGAACCACGCGCCCGCGTCTCGTCCCCGGTACTCTAGCGAGTTGATGGCCCGCAGCGCCCGTGCGAAGGTCTCGCTGGTGACGTCCTCCGCCAGGTGCCGATCGCGGACACGGGATCGGGCAAAGCGTTGAACCCTGGTCGCGAATCTGTCGTACAGCAGAGCATACGCCGACGCGTCTCCTCGTTGAGCCGCACGAACAAGCACCCAGTTGTCAGCGGACAGGTCCACCACATCACCGCCAGCCTGTCCGTCATCGGCGGTGCTGCGTGCTCCTCGTTGAGCCACAGCGATTGAGCCCACACTCACTCCTCGTAATGCTGCGTCGCGATCGCGACGCACCTTCCACCTTGACTAGTCCTCCTTGCGAGGGAGCGTTTTCACGAACTCGGTGTCGGGTATCGGGGTATCCACTTTCGTCGAACCTCCCGGCGACCCGATCCCGGTGAACGCTTGCTGCGCCGACTCCTGGAACGGTTTCCATTCCTCATCGACGTGTTGCGCGGGACGGATGGCCTCTACTGGGCATACCGGCTCGCAGGCCGCGCAGTCGATACATTCTGTCGGGTGGATGTACAACATCCGTTCGCCCTCGTAGATGCAATCGACCGGGCATTCCTCGATGCACGTCATGTCCTTGACGTCGACACACGGCTCGCCGATCACGAACGCCATCCTGCGACCTCCTTGCTTCGCGGCTGTGCAGAGTTTCCCTCGGGCGCCAACGGTTCCGACGCGGGCACGAGATCACTCGAATGCCCGGGAGCAAGAGTCGCGTCCGGATTCAACTCGACGGCAGCGTTGTTCACGGCGAGCGCCACCTCGCCGAAACCGACGGCGATCAATTTCACCTTGCCCGGAAAGGTCGCCGCGTCCCCAGCGGCATAGACGCGCGGCAGATTCGTACGCATCCGGGTGTCGACGCGGATGGCCCGCCCCTCCATCTCAAGGCCCCACCCGGCGATCGGGCCGAGGTCCATCAGAAAACCCAGTGCGGCGACCACGACCTGAGCCTTCAGCTCCCGCGCGCCGTCCTCCCCGCGCACAGTGACGTCCACGCTCTCCACGCTGTCGTTACCACGAACCGCGGTAACGGTGGCGTCGAGCACCAGGTGGCACGGACTGTCCTTCACCTGCGCGACCGAATGTTCGTGCGCCCGGAACTGCTTGCGATGGTGCACGAGGGTGACCGACCGGGCACGCGGAACCGCGGCCAGTGCCCAGTCCAGCGCCGAGTCGCCACCGCCCACCACGACGACATCCTTGCCGTCGAACACCTCCAGCTGCGGGACGAAGTAGCAGAGCCCGCGCCCGAGAAGCTCCTCACCTGCTGGTAGCGGACGCGGAGTCACCGAACCCACTCCGGAGGTGACGATCACGGCCCTCGTGTTGACGACGACACCCGAGGAGGTCGTCACCCGCCAGCCATCGGCAACTTCCCGGATGTCGCTCGCCTGCTGAGACAAAAGGAATCGGGGGCCGAACGGTTTCGCCTGCTCGAGGAGGTTGCGGATCAGCTGCTGCCCCTGAACAGCGGGCAGGCCCGCGATGTCGTAGATGTTCTTCTCGGGGTAGATCGCCTGTACCTGACCACCGGCCTCCGGTAGCGGATCCACCAACGCCGCAGTAAGCCCACGGAAACCCGCGTAGTAGGCACCGAACAACCCCACGGGCCCGGCGCCGACGAACAACACGTCAACAGTGACCTCGCCAGCTGGCGCGGTTGTTGTGCCCATCTCTTGCTGCCTCGATTCTGGTGACCTTGCCGACGCGAACTGTTCGCCCGGGTCGGGTCTCCGCTCCCGGACGAACAGTTCCACTGAACAGTGCTCGGAGCGCGTCGGCTCAGGACACGGCCGCAAGCGACTTCGCCACGACCTTCTCGTCCTCCTCGGCGAAGGTGTCCTCAAGCTGCATCGGCGAGTAGTCCTCGTCGATCTCCTCTACGGGGCGGCCCCGTGCCCCCTCGATCGACTCCAGCCGACGGTTGATCTTGTCCATGCCATAGTCGGTCATCTCATCGAGATCGATGCCGAACGGGGCCCGCGCGCCCTCGAACTGGTCGAACAGTTTCACGATCAAGCCCATCGCTGGCTCGATTAGTTCCTGCATGCGCTCCTCAACGACCTCCCAGGTCCGCTCGTCCGCGGCGACGTGACGGCGGCAGGTGAATGTTCCCCACGCCATGTGCCTGCGCTCGTCGTCGCCGATGTACTTGATGAGCTGCTGCATGCCCGGCAGGATGCCCCGGCTTGCACATACCTTCGCCCATCCGAAATACCCGGTGAGGGCAAGACAACCCTCGACGATGTGGTTGTAGGTAATCGAGGCACGCACCTGCGCCGCGGGCGACGGGTCCTTCTCCAAGGCGTACAGGGACTTGGGCAGCTCCTCGGCGAAGATCGTCTGATAGGGCTGGCTGTACTCCACGTACTCATGCAGGTCCGTGCCGAGCCCGACAGCGTCGAACCACAGTCGGAACGACTGCATGTGCTTGGCCTCTTCGAAGGTGAACTGGGTGAGGTAGGCCTCGTCGGCCAGCCGTCCCTCAGCCGCCATGGCCGCCATGAACGGCTGGAGGTCCTGAGCGACCGACTCCTCCCCGGCCATGAACTGCGAGGCAAGGATACAGGTCAACTTCTTCTCGTCCGGCGACATCGCGGCGAAGTCCGCGGCGTCCTGCGAAAAGTCGATCGTTTCCGGGTCCCAGAATTTCTTGTTTCCCTTCCGGAACAGCCGCATCGGGAAGGATTCCATGCGTAGGCCGCCCTCACAGAGGCTGCCATACCCATTCCGCTTACCGTGCTGGATGACGCGGTCGATTGCCATGTCACATCCTCGATTCGAATACACGCCGGATAGGGCGGGAATAACTTGGCGACGATAACTGTTTCTGTCGACTTAGGAGTTTCAGAAGCGGATCATTCCGCGGATGTTCTTTCCGTCACGCATGTCCTGGTATCCCTGGTTGATGTCCTCCAGCTGATACTCAGCGGTCACCAGTTCGTCGAGCTTGAGTTGGCCGAGGTTGTACAACTCAAGCAGTCGCGGAATGTCATGCTGCGGATTCGAGGATCCGAACAGCGCGCCCCGGATCTGCTTCTCGTAGAGCGTGAGTTCGAAGAGGTTGCCGCTCATCGTGTGCTCGTCCGGATGGCCGATCGCGGTGACGATCACACGCCCACGCTTGCCCACCAGACTCAAAGCGGGCTCGATGTAGGAGCCCTCGGCGACGTCGGTGGTGAGCACGCATACGTCAGCGAGCTGCCCGCGGGTCAACTCGCTGACCACGTTCCACGCTTCGTCCATCGACTCGGCCGTGTGCGTGGCCCCGAACTCGCCCGCCTTGGCACGTTTGTACTCGACCGGATCAACGGCGACGATGGCACGCGCGCCGGCGGCCCGTGCTCCTTGGATGGCATTGACACCGATGCCACCGGCCCCGACCACGACGACCACGTCGCCGGCACGCACTTCGCCGGCCCGGGTGGCGCTACCGAATCCGGTCGTGACCCCACACCCGACAAGGGCGGCCTTCTCCAGCGGAAACCCTTCGTCGATCTTCACCACCGAGGCGGCGGGCACCACCGTGCGCTCGGAAAAGGTACCCAGCAGGCACATCTGGCCCGCGTCCTCGCCGCGAGTATGGAACCGGTAGGTGCCGTCCAGCTGCGGCCCGAGGATCACCGCGCCACCCAGATCGCAGAGGTTCGTCATGCCACGGGCGCAGTAGGAGCACTTGCCGCATGCCGGGAGAAAGCTCAAGACAACAGGATCGCCTTCGGCCACCTCGGTCACGTTCGCGCCCACCGCCTCAACGATGCCGGCGCCTTCATGTCCACCCACGACCGGGAACGGGATCGGGATGTCGCCGGTGACGAGGTGCTCGTCGGAATGACACAATCCGCTGGCGGCCAGTTTGACCTGGACCTCACCCTCGTTCGGCGGGTCGAGGTCGATCTCTTCGACCTGCCACTTCTCGTTGAGGCCCCACAAGACGGCGGCCTTGGTCTTCATCGACATCGTCTCCTTCGACTCTGAAGGGCTTCTTCCCCCAGCGTATGAGGAATGCGCACCCGGCAATACGGGCCATCCGTGCCGCGAGTGGCCCATGAAGGCCACGGACAGTGTGGGCCGCGCAAGATCGGTCGAGGCCCAGTTGGTCTGGGCGCACCATCGCCACCCCCTGGCGCTCGTGGTGCGGACCTATGGGTGAGGCGACTGGGTGGGTGGGCGACCAGCCAGCGTCCGCACGGGCAATGTCACGCGCACGGCCAACCCGCCTCCGGCGGCCTCCTGAAAGTCGATCGTGCCGTTCAGCGCCTGGATGATCTGGTCGACGATCCACAGGCCAAGACCTGCGGTGCCTCGTTCCTGCCCGGCCTGCGCGAACTTGGCGGTGAGTTCGACGGCGCGGTCAAGGGGTATTCCCGGCCCTCGGTCAACGATTTCCAGTGACAACGAGGCCCCAGCTAGATTCGCGATGACACCGACCGGCTCATCACGGCCGTGGCGGGATGCGTTCTCCAGCAGGTTCGTGACGACCCGGCGGACAAGTTGAGCATCGAGTTGGGCATGCGCGTTCCCCGGCGAGACGATCAATCGAAGTCGTTCCCGCGGCAAGCCGGCCGCGTCGGCGGCCATGAGTACGAATTCGTGCACGTTCACCACCCGCAGGTGCCCTGTGCTGAAGGCTGGTCGCCGGCTGGCCGCGACGTCGGCCAGCGCGTTGAGCATGGCCGACAGGTGCTCGACGTGCGCGGTCAACAGAGCGCGGCGGGTGCTGACGGACCGCGCCTCGCCACAGTCGTCCTCATGAGACAGATCGCGGACCAGCGCGCCCAAGGACGTGACGGGCGTACGGAACTCATGAAGTATGACGCGCAGCCCGGTTTCCTGCGCATCGTAGGCCGCCTTCAGCCGAGCCCGGAGGTCACGCTCCTCGTCCGCCACGATGCGTGCGGCGATCGTCTCCGCTTGAGCCAGGCCGCGAGCGCGTTCGGCATGCTCATTTAGCAGGACGAGCCCCGAACCCAGCGCGCCGGTGAAGAGCAGGTAGAGCGCCCACCACATTCCGGACAGGAAACGATCGTGCACCGAGACGTTCCCGGCATCCACGACCAGCGCGATCGTCACGTAGCTTCCACCGAGCAGCAGGGACACTCCCAACGTGCTGAGGAAGGACAGCCGCGACGCTGCGGCGACGATAACCAGAAACAGGATGGACACCGCCAGGCTCTGCGCGGCGCCGGAAAAGGCCACGATCCCGGACGCCAGGCTAGCGTCCAACGCGGTGATGACGGCGGCAGGCCATCTCCCCTCGACCTCCCACGATGGGTGCCGCAACACGACTATCGAGTAGGCCATCGCGACGCAGACCACAAACCAGGCCGCTGCCGTGTGGTGGACGAAGGGGCCAGACCCCACCAGCAGGAGCACCGCCGCTGAGAGCACGACACCCATCCGGACCCAGACGGTGATCAACCCGACCGGACGCAGCTTGTCGGCACGATCCGGCAGCCCGACCAGATACCGCCGCGACCGAGGCGCACGCCACCAGCGCATTGCGGCCGGAGATTCCCCAGTCGCGCCCACCTCGTCGTATGACATCTCAGCACCACCGTTATGTCGCAGTAGAGTTATGCTATGGATGGTGGCAAGCTGATCGTAGTCATCGTCGACGACCACGATCTATTCACGCAGGGCTTGGCTCTGCTGCTGGATAGCCGGGTCGGCGACCGCATCTCGGTCGCCGGGTCGACCAGCCGACCGGAGGAAGCAGCCGCTCTTGTCGGCTCGACCGGCGCCGAGCTAGCGATCGTCGATCTCGCCATGCCACCGATCGGCGGCGTGGCGGCAATCCGGCACATCAAGTCACGCCACCCGGACACCAGGATCTTGGCGCTGTCAGGCACCACCGATCGGGGTTTGGCGGAGGAGGCATTGCGGGCGGGTGCCGATGGTTACCTGTCGAAGTCCGCGGACCCCGACACCCTTGTCGCCCCGTTGCTAAGCGTCGCGGCCGGTTTCCGGGTCCTCGAACCGGATCTGCTTACCGCCCTGCTGGACGGCATCCGCCGCCCACCGGAAACGATTCTCCAGAGATTGGATACCGAGGAGATGCGCCTGTGGGGCTTGCTCGCGCGGGGCGCCGAGACGATCGAAATCGCCGAACGGATGCTGGTCTCCGAGCGTACGGCCAAACGCATGATCGCGGCCCTGTTACACAAGCTCGGCGTCGCCAACCGCGCGGAAGCCGCGGGACTGGCCGGGTACTACGGGCTGATCGACCGGCCCAAGGATGCCGATGTCTGAGACATGCTGGCATCAAGTTCCCCACAAGGCCAGAATGGACAGGATGACGAAGGCAGCCGCCACCACCTGTGCGGCGACCGCGCCCCGGCGCAGCACCCGCGCGCGGCGGGCGCGTTCCCGGGCACCGAGCGCCGCGGGTACCGCCGTGTCGGCATTCCGCAAGCCCCACCGGCCGAGCAACACGAGTAGTGCCGCCAGCACGAGCAGGGGCCCCGCCGTGCTCACCGGGGACCCCCTTGCCGGGGCGGCTGAGCGGGTTTCGCGGGCTCCTGCCCTTGGGGAATCCCGAGTTCGCCCGGCTGCACGCTTGGCGGAGCGTCCGGCGATGCGGGCAGGTAGGCATCGGCGTACTGGATTTCCGCGTCGCGGATCCGCTCGGCCAGCCAGTCGCGCCAGGTTTGGAGTTTTCGTTCCAGTTCGAGTTGCTGCTTCAGCGGGTCGCGCACCTGGTCGAACCTCGCGGGCTCGGCCGGTGTGATTCCGGTGACCATACCGACGTTCCAGCCGAACTGGTTCTGCACAGGGCCGAAGTGCTCACCCCGCCCAGCGGCGAAGGCTGCCTTGGCGTAGTCGGGCTGAAGCTGGTCCCGGGTCACGGTGCCAAGGTTTCCACCGTCGCTTCGGGTCGCGCTGTCGAGGCTGTGCTGTCGGGCGAGGGTGTCGAACGATGCCCCGCCGCGGAGCTCGGCAACGATCCGGTCGGCCTCATCTTTGGTCCGAACGACGATGTTGGCCAGTTCCCGGCGCTCAGGAGTCCCCAGCTGATCCTTTCGTTTGCTGAATGCCTCACGGATTTCCTGGTCGCCGACCTTCGGTGTGTCCTTGGTGACCGTGTTGAACAGCTGGTCCATGGCCAACTGCTTCTTCACCTCGTCCAGGACGGCTCGTTGCGACGTGCCCGCGTTGCCCAGCGCCTGGACGAACTGGTCGCGACCTTGGGTGCCTTCGCCGAACTGCTGGGTGACGAACCGGCTCAACGTGTCCCGGGCCGCCTTGTCCGCCACCACGATTTTGTGGTCCCGGGCCGCCCTGTCGAGGAGCAGGCTCACCGCATAGGCCTTGGCGGCGTCGCGCCGGAAACGGTCCAGCCTGCCGGGCTCCTGCGGTGGCTCGATACCGTAGAGTGCACGCCATGTGTCGGTGACTTCGCCTAGGTCGTCAACGGTGACGACACGATCGTCGATCCGGAAGGCGGCATCGTCCGGCAGTTGCTCACCAGCCCACCAGAGGTAGCCGCCCGCGCCACCGCCCGCGAGCAGCAGCAGCATCACGGCCGCGACTGTCCGCGCCTTCCGGGTCTGCGGGAGCCTGATTCGCCTGAGGAGGCCGCGCAGGCCGCCCGGCTCACCGTCGGCGTTCCGCTCGGCATCGACGCCGTCCGCACCGCTGTCGTCGTTGTTGGCGATGTCGCGGTCTTGGCCACCCGTGCCCTGGGTTCCTTGCTCTCGCCGCTGGTCCGGCGAGCAATCCTCGGCGACGTGGGTGTCCCGGTCCGTGCCCGAACGCTCTGCGTCGTTCTCACGCGTATCAGCATCCTGTTCCTTGGCATCCGTCACGTCGGATGTCTGCCGCTGCTTCATGATCCACCTCCTGGCGTGGTGACGGATACGGGCGGAGTGGTCGCGGTCGCTGGGCGACGATCGCTCCGCCGGAGGGGCTTCACGGTAAGCCAGACGACGCACGCCGCGGCTCCGAGGGCTAGCAGCACCGATGCGGCGAGCAGCAGACCGAACTCCCGGACCGCCTCGAGCTGGGACACGGCGAGCACCGCGTACCCGACGGCCGATGTCGCCGTGGCCAGCAACACGGAGGTGCGCAGCGCGGCGTTGCCCCGTCGCACCGCTTCGGCGAGCAGCACGGTGAACTCGCACCCGACGGCCGCTGTCAGGGAACCCAGCGCGGCGGTGATCGGGGTCAGCGGAACCCGTGCCACCCACAGGGCGGCGAGGCCGACCCCGGTTGCGAGGGTGGCGGCGGCGACGGCGCGCGCGGCGTCGCTCCTGCGGCGTAGGCCGATCAGGAGCACGCCCCCAGCGGCGAGGATCCCCGCCACATTGGTGATGACACGGTCGGAGGAGACAAGTTCATGCCCGCGGACCGCAGCCATCGGCAAGCCGGTCAACTCTACCCGGTACCCCGTCGGGGGCGGTGGCAGGTTCCTGGCGACGTCGTCGCGCAGCGTCCGCAGCTGGTCGAGGT encodes:
- the fdxA gene encoding ferredoxin — protein: MAFVIGEPCVDVKDMTCIEECPVDCIYEGERMLYIHPTECIDCAACEPVCPVEAIRPAQHVDEEWKPFQESAQQAFTGIGSPGGSTKVDTPIPDTEFVKTLPRKED
- a CDS encoding NAD(P)/FAD-dependent oxidoreductase; its protein translation is MGTTTAPAGEVTVDVLFVGAGPVGLFGAYYAGFRGLTAALVDPLPEAGGQVQAIYPEKNIYDIAGLPAVQGQQLIRNLLEQAKPFGPRFLLSQQASDIREVADGWRVTTSSGVVVNTRAVIVTSGVGSVTPRPLPAGEELLGRGLCYFVPQLEVFDGKDVVVVGGGDSALDWALAAVPRARSVTLVHHRKQFRAHEHSVAQVKDSPCHLVLDATVTAVRGNDSVESVDVTVRGEDGARELKAQVVVAALGFLMDLGPIAGWGLEMEGRAIRVDTRMRTNLPRVYAAGDAATFPGKVKLIAVGFGEVALAVNNAAVELNPDATLAPGHSSDLVPASEPLAPEGNSAQPRSKEVAGWRS
- a CDS encoding NDMA-dependent alcohol dehydrogenase codes for the protein MKTKAAVLWGLNEKWQVEEIDLDPPNEGEVQVKLAASGLCHSDEHLVTGDIPIPFPVVGGHEGAGIVEAVGANVTEVAEGDPVVLSFLPACGKCSYCARGMTNLCDLGGAVILGPQLDGTYRFHTRGEDAGQMCLLGTFSERTVVPAASVVKIDEGFPLEKAALVGCGVTTGFGSATRAGEVRAGDVVVVVGAGGIGVNAIQGARAAGARAIVAVDPVEYKRAKAGEFGATHTAESMDEAWNVVSELTRGQLADVCVLTTDVAEGSYIEPALSLVGKRGRVIVTAIGHPDEHTMSGNLFELTLYEKQIRGALFGSSNPQHDIPRLLELYNLGQLKLDELVTAEYQLEDINQGYQDMRDGKNIRGMIRF
- a CDS encoding response regulator transcription factor, whose translation is MDGGKLIVVIVDDHDLFTQGLALLLDSRVGDRISVAGSTSRPEEAAALVGSTGAELAIVDLAMPPIGGVAAIRHIKSRHPDTRILALSGTTDRGLAEEALRAGADGYLSKSADPDTLVAPLLSVAAGFRVLEPDLLTALLDGIRRPPETILQRLDTEEMRLWGLLARGAETIEIAERMLVSERTAKRMIAALLHKLGVANRAEAAGLAGYYGLIDRPKDADV
- a CDS encoding peptidylprolyl isomerase, which translates into the protein MKQRQTSDVTDAKEQDADTRENDAERSGTDRDTHVAEDCSPDQRREQGTQGTGGQDRDIANNDDSGADGVDAERNADGEPGGLRGLLRRIRLPQTRKARTVAAVMLLLLAGGGAGGYLWWAGEQLPDDAAFRIDDRVVTVDDLGEVTDTWRALYGIEPPQEPGRLDRFRRDAAKAYAVSLLLDRAARDHKIVVADKAARDTLSRFVTQQFGEGTQGRDQFVQALGNAGTSQRAVLDEVKKQLAMDQLFNTVTKDTPKVGDQEIREAFSKRKDQLGTPERRELANIVVRTKDEADRIVAELRGGASFDTLARQHSLDSATRSDGGNLGTVTRDQLQPDYAKAAFAAGRGEHFGPVQNQFGWNVGMVTGITPAEPARFDQVRDPLKQQLELERKLQTWRDWLAERIRDAEIQYADAYLPASPDAPPSVQPGELGIPQGQEPAKPAQPPRQGGPR
- a CDS encoding sigma-70 family RNA polymerase sigma factor, translated to MGSIAVAQRGARSTADDGQAGGDVVDLSADNWVLVRAAQRGDASAYALLYDRFATRVQRFARSRVRDRHLAEDVTSETFARALRAINSLEYRGRDAGAWFLTIARNIIFDYTKSGSVRHEVTVDELPDASGHETPEELVILGIARAELIRCLRLLPDDQRTCLVLRFFCDLSVSETARILDREPGAARSLQYRAIHRLGELIGGSANEQRRAQPAPSGGEKGS
- a CDS encoding R2-like ligand-binding oxidase codes for the protein MAIDRVIQHGKRNGYGSLCEGGLRMESFPMRLFRKGNKKFWDPETIDFSQDAADFAAMSPDEKKLTCILASQFMAGEESVAQDLQPFMAAMAAEGRLADEAYLTQFTFEEAKHMQSFRLWFDAVGLGTDLHEYVEYSQPYQTIFAEELPKSLYALEKDPSPAAQVRASITYNHIVEGCLALTGYFGWAKVCASRGILPGMQQLIKYIGDDERRHMAWGTFTCRRHVAADERTWEVVEERMQELIEPAMGLIVKLFDQFEGARAPFGIDLDEMTDYGMDKINRRLESIEGARGRPVEEIDEDYSPMQLEDTFAEEDEKVVAKSLAAVS
- a CDS encoding sensor histidine kinase — protein: MGVVLSAAVLLLVGSGPFVHHTAAAWFVVCVAMAYSIVVLRHPSWEVEGRWPAAVITALDASLASGIVAFSGAAQSLAVSILFLVIVAAASRLSFLSTLGVSLLLGGSYVTIALVVDAGNVSVHDRFLSGMWWALYLLFTGALGSGLVLLNEHAERARGLAQAETIAARIVADEERDLRARLKAAYDAQETGLRVILHEFRTPVTSLGALVRDLSHEDDCGEARSVSTRRALLTAHVEHLSAMLNALADVAASRRPAFSTGHLRVVNVHEFVLMAADAAGLPRERLRLIVSPGNAHAQLDAQLVRRVVTNLLENASRHGRDEPVGVIANLAGASLSLEIVDRGPGIPLDRAVELTAKFAQAGQERGTAGLGLWIVDQIIQALNGTIDFQEAAGGGLAVRVTLPVRTLAGRPPTQSPHP